A part of Pantoea vagans genomic DNA contains:
- the punR gene encoding DNA-binding transcriptional activator PunR, translated as MWSEYALEVVDAVARGGSFSAAAQELHRVPSAISYTVRQLENWLAVPLFERQHREVVLTPAGEHFVREGRSVIKKMLATRRQCQQLANGWRGQLSIAVDRIAKPQRTRQLVRDFYRHFPDMELIISYEVFNGVWDALADGRVEVAIGATQAIPVGGRFAFRDMGTLNWRCVVAPDHPLTQASQIDDDTLRSWPSLVLEDTSRALPRRMTWTLDNQRRLVVPEWQTGLECVQAGLCVAMVPGHLARPLLDSGELVELTLPVAFPDSPCCVSWAEDRASPATGWLLSYLGDAQTLNQEWLSED; from the coding sequence ATGTGGTCAGAATATGCATTAGAGGTCGTTGACGCGGTTGCCCGCGGGGGCAGCTTCAGCGCCGCCGCGCAGGAGCTGCATCGGGTGCCCTCTGCCATTAGCTACACGGTGCGTCAGCTGGAGAACTGGCTGGCAGTGCCGCTGTTCGAACGCCAGCATCGCGAAGTGGTGCTGACGCCAGCAGGCGAACATTTTGTCCGGGAAGGGCGCAGCGTCATCAAAAAAATGCTTGCCACCCGGCGGCAGTGTCAGCAGCTGGCCAACGGCTGGCGCGGGCAGCTCAGCATTGCCGTTGACCGTATCGCCAAACCTCAGCGCACCCGGCAGCTGGTTAGAGACTTCTATCGCCACTTTCCCGATATGGAACTGATCATCAGCTATGAAGTTTTTAACGGCGTCTGGGATGCGCTGGCCGACGGTCGGGTGGAAGTCGCGATTGGGGCCACCCAGGCGATTCCGGTAGGCGGACGGTTTGCGTTTCGCGATATGGGTACGCTCAACTGGCGCTGCGTGGTCGCGCCCGATCATCCTCTGACGCAGGCGAGCCAGATCGATGATGACACGCTGCGTAGCTGGCCGTCACTGGTGCTGGAAGATACATCACGCGCACTGCCGCGTCGTATGACATGGACGCTGGATAACCAGCGCAGGCTGGTGGTGCCGGAGTGGCAAACCGGACTGGAATGCGTGCAGGCAGGCTTGTGTGTGGCGATGGTGCCGGGTCATCTGGCCAGGCCACTGCTCGACAGCGGCGAGCTGGTTGAACTGACGCTGCCGGTAGCATTTCCGGACAGCCCCTGTTGCGTCAGCTGGGCAGAAGATCGCGCATCACCGGCAACAGGCTGGTTGCTCAGCTATCTGGGTGATGCGCAAACGCTTAATCAGGAGTGGTTAAGCGAGGATTAG
- the gloA gene encoding lactoylglutathione lyase → MRLLHTMLRVGDLQRSIDFYTRVLGMRVLRQSENTEYKYTLAFVGYTDESEGAVIELTYNWGVDKYDLGDAYGHIALGVDDAAAACERIRKDGGNVTREAGPVKGGSTIIAFVEDPDGYKIELIENKDAGNGLGN, encoded by the coding sequence ATGCGTTTACTTCATACCATGCTGCGCGTTGGCGATCTGCAACGTTCAATCGATTTCTACACCCGTGTGCTGGGCATGCGCGTGCTGCGTCAGAGCGAAAACACCGAATATAAATATACCCTGGCGTTCGTAGGCTACACCGACGAAAGCGAAGGTGCGGTGATCGAGCTGACCTACAACTGGGGCGTTGATAAATATGACCTCGGCGATGCTTATGGTCACATCGCGCTGGGCGTCGATGACGCAGCAGCAGCCTGCGAACGTATCCGCAAAGATGGCGGCAACGTGACCCGTGAAGCAGGCCCGGTTAAAGGCGGCTCCACCATTATTGCCTTTGTTGAAGATCCCGATGGCTACAAAATCGAGCTGATCGAAAACAAAGATGCCGGTAACGGCCTGGGCAACTAA
- the punC gene encoding purine nucleoside transporter PunC, which translates to MLSNKGFIPYLALLSMLGFLATDMYLPAFGAMQQTFNTSPGLISASMSLFLAGFACGQLFWGPLSDRIGRKPVLLAGLAMFGIGCAGMLWVNDITLMLALRFVQAIGVCAAAVSWQALVVDRYPAARANKVFATIMPLVALSPALAPLLGAWLIGHFHWRSIFLVLTLIAVALILTTLRLPTVRQEAREKGAQPGFFTLLKSRVYSGNVLIYSACSASFFAWLTGSPFILADLGLSPADIGLSYVPQTLAFLIGGFGCRALLNRFNGAQLLPWLLGIYSLSILALFAVALSGGSTLVSLMVPFCGMALANGAIYPIVVSSALTPFPHATGKAAALQNTLQLGLCFAASLAVSAGLTHALFTTTLMMTVTILLALVGYVMQRTASAQTVVASAQPACQDNH; encoded by the coding sequence ATGCTGTCGAATAAAGGATTTATACCCTATCTTGCCCTGCTAAGCATGCTCGGCTTTTTAGCCACTGACATGTATCTGCCCGCCTTTGGTGCGATGCAGCAAACGTTTAATACCTCGCCGGGCCTGATCAGCGCCAGTATGAGTCTCTTCCTGGCGGGCTTCGCCTGTGGTCAGCTCTTCTGGGGACCGCTTTCCGATCGCATTGGACGTAAACCGGTGCTGCTGGCCGGACTGGCCATGTTTGGCATCGGCTGTGCGGGCATGCTGTGGGTGAATGATATCACTCTGATGCTGGCGCTGCGCTTTGTGCAGGCGATTGGCGTCTGTGCTGCGGCCGTGAGCTGGCAGGCACTGGTTGTGGATCGCTATCCTGCCGCGCGCGCTAACAAAGTCTTTGCCACGATTATGCCGCTGGTTGCGCTCTCCCCGGCGCTGGCCCCATTGCTGGGTGCCTGGCTCATCGGCCATTTCCACTGGCGTTCGATTTTCCTGGTGCTGACGCTGATTGCGGTGGCGTTGATTCTGACCACGCTGCGCCTGCCCACCGTACGCCAGGAAGCACGCGAGAAAGGAGCCCAGCCTGGTTTTTTCACCCTGCTGAAATCACGGGTTTACAGCGGCAACGTGCTGATCTACTCCGCCTGTTCAGCCAGTTTTTTTGCCTGGCTGACCGGCTCGCCGTTTATTCTGGCGGATCTGGGCCTTTCACCCGCCGATATCGGCCTGAGTTATGTGCCCCAGACGCTCGCCTTTTTGATTGGCGGATTTGGCTGTCGCGCCCTTCTTAACCGCTTTAATGGCGCTCAGCTGTTACCGTGGCTGCTGGGCATTTACAGCCTGAGCATTCTGGCGCTGTTTGCTGTCGCGCTGTCAGGCGGCAGCACGCTGGTGAGCCTGATGGTGCCGTTCTGCGGTATGGCGCTGGCTAACGGTGCGATCTATCCAATTGTGGTTTCCAGTGCACTGACACCCTTCCCGCACGCCACCGGTAAAGCGGCTGCATTGCAGAACACCTTACAGCTAGGACTCTGCTTCGCTGCAAGCCTGGCAGTCTCTGCCGGATTAACGCATGCACTGTTTACCACTACGCTGATGATGACGGTGACGATTCTGCTGGCGCTGGTGGGTTACGTCATGCAGCGCACTGCGAGCGCACAAACTGTTGTTGCCTCCGCGCAACCTGCCTGCCAGGATAATCACTGA
- the cfa gene encoding cyclopropane fatty acyl phospholipid synthase, translating to MSSSYAEAVSPEENHWYRIVHEMLEKADIEINGSRPWDIHINHPGFFKRVLQEGSLGLGESYMDGWWECDRLDIFFHQVLKHKLDQQLPHHFKDTLRIAAARLTNLQSKKRAWIVGKEHYDLGNDLFSLMLDPYMQYSCGYWKEATTLATAQEAKLDMICRKLALEPGMSLLDIGCGWGGLAEFAARHYGVNVHGVTISAEQQKLAQQRCSGLDVTILLQDYRDLNEQFDRIVSVGMFEHVGPKNYATYFDVVDRNLKPDGIFLLHTIGAIKTDMSVDPWIDKYIFPNGCLPSVRHVADASEPHFILEDWHNFGADYDKTLMAWHERFLQAWPELADNYGERFKRMFSYYLNACAGAFRARDIQLWQIVFSRGVEGGLRVAR from the coding sequence ATGAGTTCATCTTATGCAGAAGCAGTGAGCCCTGAAGAAAACCATTGGTATCGCATCGTCCACGAGATGCTGGAAAAAGCGGATATTGAAATTAATGGTTCACGTCCCTGGGATATTCATATTAATCATCCCGGCTTTTTTAAGCGTGTTCTGCAGGAGGGATCGCTTGGGCTCGGTGAGAGCTATATGGATGGATGGTGGGAGTGCGACCGGCTGGATATTTTCTTCCATCAGGTGCTGAAACATAAACTTGATCAGCAACTCCCGCATCACTTTAAAGATACGCTGCGCATTGCCGCTGCCCGCTTAACCAATCTGCAGTCGAAAAAGCGGGCCTGGATTGTCGGTAAAGAGCATTACGACCTGGGTAACGATCTCTTTTCACTGATGCTCGATCCCTATATGCAATATTCCTGTGGCTACTGGAAAGAAGCCACGACCCTGGCGACGGCGCAGGAAGCCAAGCTGGATATGATTTGCCGTAAATTAGCGCTGGAACCCGGAATGTCGCTGCTGGATATCGGCTGTGGCTGGGGCGGACTCGCGGAATTTGCCGCACGTCATTATGGCGTCAACGTGCATGGCGTGACGATTTCCGCCGAACAACAGAAACTGGCGCAGCAGCGCTGTAGCGGATTAGACGTCACGATTCTGTTGCAGGATTATCGCGATCTGAATGAGCAGTTTGATCGCATCGTTTCAGTAGGCATGTTCGAGCATGTCGGGCCGAAGAATTACGCCACCTATTTTGATGTGGTCGATCGTAATTTAAAGCCTGACGGAATTTTTCTGCTTCACACCATTGGCGCGATTAAAACCGATATGAGCGTCGATCCCTGGATCGACAAATATATCTTCCCCAACGGCTGCCTGCCTTCAGTGCGTCACGTAGCGGATGCCAGCGAGCCGCATTTTATTCTGGAAGACTGGCATAACTTTGGGGCCGATTACGACAAAACGCTGATGGCCTGGCATGAGCGCTTTTTGCAGGCCTGGCCGGAGCTGGCTGATAACTATGGCGAACGCTTTAAGCGGATGTTCTCCTATTATCTCAATGCCTGTGCCGGCGCCTTCCGCGCGCGCGATATTCAGCTGTGGCAGATTGTGTTCAGTCGCGGTGTTGAGGGTGGATTACGGGTGGCGCGGTAG
- a CDS encoding YnhF family membrane protein translates to MSTDLKLALMTTVGCLLMIVAFSFTAILH, encoded by the coding sequence ATGAGTACCGATTTGAAACTGGCTTTGATGACCACTGTCGGCTGTCTGCTGATGATCGTGGCCTTTAGTTTTACTGCCATTCTGCACTAA
- a CDS encoding C40 family peptidase — protein MRLIITLFMLAFAQLFFNIAAASPHAPVNVSTHKAEKKSARDDERRKRRPVKTVTKKTRLSPDQKLKTKKQKKVELTAKQTPAKKTSLKTARISKSKEKNKEKKRYGHQRQLKTAEVTTREPGTIKMSKSHRQRYQKARETAMTKLMGQLGKPYQWGGTSPHTGFDCSGLVWYAYKDLVKFKIPRTANEMYHLRDAAPIKRESLEKGDLVFFRINGRGTADHVGVYLGDGKFIQSPRTGKDIQISALGEDYWQRHYIGARRVMTPKTIR, from the coding sequence ATGCGTTTAATCATTACGCTTTTTATGCTGGCCTTTGCGCAACTGTTTTTCAACATCGCCGCTGCGTCGCCTCACGCGCCGGTGAACGTCAGTACGCATAAAGCAGAGAAAAAGAGTGCGCGCGACGATGAACGCCGCAAGCGTCGCCCGGTAAAAACGGTGACGAAAAAAACTCGTCTCAGCCCTGATCAAAAACTTAAAACGAAAAAACAGAAAAAAGTCGAACTCACTGCAAAACAGACGCCTGCTAAGAAGACCTCGCTCAAAACCGCCCGTATCAGCAAAAGCAAAGAAAAAAATAAAGAGAAGAAACGCTATGGGCATCAGCGCCAGCTGAAAACCGCTGAGGTCACCACCCGCGAGCCAGGCACGATTAAAATGAGCAAATCCCACCGCCAGCGCTATCAGAAGGCGCGTGAGACCGCAATGACCAAGCTGATGGGGCAGTTGGGTAAACCCTATCAGTGGGGCGGCACCTCTCCACATACCGGTTTTGATTGCAGCGGTCTGGTCTGGTATGCCTATAAAGATCTGGTGAAATTTAAGATCCCGCGTACCGCTAACGAGATGTATCACCTGCGTGACGCCGCGCCGATCAAGCGTGAGTCGCTGGAGAAAGGCGATCTGGTCTTCTTTCGTATTAATGGCCGCGGCACAGCGGACCACGTCGGCGTTTACCTGGGCGATGGCAAGTTTATTCAGTCGCCGCGTACCGGCAAAGATATTCAGATCAGTGCATTAGGGGAAGATTACTGGCAGCGCCACTATATTGGTGCCCGTCGGGTGATGACGCCGAAAACGATACGCTAA
- a CDS encoding alkene reductase has product MASTQLFRPLKVGAITVPNRVFMAPLTRLRSIEPGDIPTPMMAEYYRQRASAGLIITEATQVSFQAKGYAGAPGLHTQPQIAAWKVINEGVHQAGGHTAVQLWHTGRISHNSVQPEGKAPVAPSAIAAGTRTSLRAEDGSVYREDTSVPRELTVPEIQQIVADFGQAAANAREADFDLLELHSAHGYLMHQFLAPGSNQRTDEYGGSIEKRGRFALEVVDAVIANWSADRIGIRVSPIGSFQNLDNGPDEEEAALWYIGELAKRNIAYLHLSEPDWAGGKPYTDAFRQKVRDLFPGAIIGAGAYTVEKADNLIGRGLIDAVAFGRDYIANPDLVERLQQDAPLNPQRPESFYGGGAEGYIDYPTL; this is encoded by the coding sequence ATGGCGAGTACCCAGCTGTTTCGTCCGCTGAAAGTCGGCGCAATTACCGTCCCAAACCGCGTATTTATGGCACCGCTGACCCGTCTGCGCAGCATTGAGCCAGGCGACATCCCTACCCCGATGATGGCGGAGTATTACCGTCAGCGCGCCAGCGCCGGTCTGATTATCACCGAAGCAACCCAGGTCTCTTTCCAGGCAAAAGGCTATGCCGGTGCGCCAGGCTTACATACGCAGCCACAGATTGCCGCGTGGAAAGTGATTAACGAAGGTGTCCATCAGGCGGGCGGTCATACCGCCGTGCAGTTATGGCACACCGGTCGTATCTCGCATAACAGCGTGCAGCCGGAAGGCAAAGCACCGGTAGCGCCATCCGCCATTGCTGCGGGTACGCGTACGTCACTGCGTGCTGAAGATGGCAGCGTCTATCGCGAAGACACCTCTGTACCGCGCGAACTGACGGTGCCAGAGATCCAGCAGATCGTGGCCGATTTTGGTCAGGCTGCGGCGAACGCACGTGAAGCAGACTTCGACCTGCTTGAGCTGCACTCCGCGCACGGCTACCTGATGCACCAGTTCCTGGCTCCGGGTTCAAACCAGCGTACCGACGAATATGGTGGCAGCATCGAAAAACGCGGTCGCTTTGCGCTGGAAGTGGTCGATGCGGTGATCGCCAACTGGTCAGCCGATCGCATTGGTATCCGCGTCTCGCCTATCGGCAGCTTCCAGAATCTGGACAACGGTCCGGATGAAGAAGAAGCGGCGCTGTGGTACATCGGCGAGCTGGCAAAACGCAACATCGCCTATCTGCACCTCTCTGAACCAGACTGGGCCGGCGGCAAGCCTTACACCGACGCCTTCCGTCAGAAAGTGCGCGATCTCTTCCCGGGCGCCATCATTGGTGCCGGTGCTTACACCGTTGAGAAAGCGGATAATCTGATTGGTCGCGGTCTGATCGATGCGGTTGCGTTTGGTCGTGATTACATTGCTAACCCGGATCTGGTTGAGCGTCTGCAGCAGGATGCCCCACTTAACCCACAGCGCCCGGAAAGCTTCTACGGCGGCGGCGCGGAAGGTTATATCGACTACCCGACACTGTAA
- a CDS encoding Grx4 family monothiol glutaredoxin — protein MMSTVEKIQRQIAENPILLYMKGSPKLPSCGFSAQAVQALSACGERFAYVDILQNPDIRAEMPKFANWPTFPQLWVDGELVGGCDIIVEMLQRGELQTLIKETAEKFKEAE, from the coding sequence ATTATGAGTACTGTAGAAAAAATTCAGCGCCAGATCGCAGAAAACCCGATCCTGCTGTACATGAAAGGTTCCCCGAAACTGCCAAGCTGCGGTTTCTCTGCACAGGCGGTGCAGGCGCTGTCAGCCTGCGGTGAGCGTTTTGCTTACGTGGATATTCTGCAGAACCCGGACATTCGTGCCGAGATGCCGAAATTCGCCAACTGGCCGACCTTCCCACAGCTCTGGGTCGATGGCGAGCTGGTCGGTGGATGCGACATCATCGTTGAGATGTTACAGCGTGGTGAACTGCAGACGCTGATCAAAGAGACTGCAGAAAAGTTTAAAGAAGCAGAATAA
- a CDS encoding riboflavin synthase, translated as MFTGIVQGTAEIVSIEEKELFRTHTVRLPEELLPGLALGASVAHNGCCLTVTAIEGDRVSFDLIKETLRVTNLGDLRQGDVVNIERAAKFSDEIGGHLMSGHIMTTAEICKIIQSEHNREVWFKIQDPMQMKYILHKGFVGIDGISLTVGDVTKTKFCVYLIPETLERTTLGAKTFGDRVNIEIDPHTQAIVETVERVLAQRDAAAAMSMLTGQPAAES; from the coding sequence ATGTTTACCGGTATTGTGCAGGGCACCGCAGAAATCGTGTCCATTGAAGAAAAAGAACTGTTTCGTACCCACACTGTCCGACTGCCGGAAGAGCTCCTGCCAGGCCTGGCGCTGGGCGCATCCGTAGCCCATAACGGATGCTGCCTGACCGTAACGGCAATCGAAGGTGACCGCGTCAGTTTCGATTTAATTAAAGAGACATTGCGCGTGACTAACCTTGGTGATTTACGCCAGGGCGATGTGGTGAATATTGAGCGTGCAGCGAAATTCAGCGACGAAATAGGCGGTCATCTGATGTCAGGTCATATTATGACCACCGCTGAAATCTGCAAGATTATCCAGTCAGAACACAATCGCGAAGTCTGGTTTAAAATCCAGGATCCGATGCAGATGAAATATATTCTGCATAAAGGTTTCGTCGGCATCGACGGCATCAGCCTGACGGTAGGTGATGTGACAAAGACCAAATTCTGCGTCTATCTGATTCCGGAAACGCTGGAGCGCACGACTCTGGGCGCGAAGACCTTTGGCGACCGGGTCAACATTGAGATCGATCCGCACACACAGGCAATCGTAGAGACCGTTGAGCGGGTGTTAGCCCAGCGCGATGCCGCGGCGGCGATGAGTATGCTGACCGGCCAGCCTGCCGCCGAGAGTTAA
- the purR gene encoding HTH-type transcriptional repressor PurR, producing the protein MATIKDVAKRAGVSTTTVSHVINKTRFVAEETREAVWQAIKELHYSPSAVARSLKVNHTKTLGLLATSSEAPYFAEIIEAVENHCFDKGYTLILGNAHNDLQKQRAYLSMMAQKRVDGLLVMCSEYPDDLLQMLEENRNIPMVVMDWGESRADFTDTVLDNAFQGGYLAGRYLIERGHRDIGAIPGQMERNTGGGRHAGFLKALEEAGIQPRAEWIVQGDFEPESGYQAMQQILSQKQRPTAVFCGGDIMAMGAICAADEMGLRVPQDISVIGYDNVRNARYFAPALTTVHQPKAQLGEKALDMLLDRITSKREVSQTIEVHPTLIERRSVADGPFRDYRR; encoded by the coding sequence ATGGCAACAATTAAAGATGTGGCGAAACGCGCTGGCGTCTCAACGACCACCGTTTCGCACGTCATCAATAAAACCCGCTTTGTCGCTGAAGAAACACGCGAGGCGGTCTGGCAGGCAATTAAGGAACTGCACTACTCGCCAAGTGCTGTGGCGCGCAGCCTGAAAGTAAACCACACCAAAACGCTGGGCCTGCTTGCCACCTCCAGCGAAGCGCCCTATTTCGCTGAAATTATTGAAGCGGTTGAAAACCACTGTTTTGACAAAGGCTATACGCTGATTCTGGGTAATGCGCATAACGACCTGCAAAAACAGCGCGCCTACCTCAGCATGATGGCGCAGAAGCGCGTCGATGGTCTGCTGGTGATGTGCTCTGAGTATCCGGACGATCTGCTGCAGATGCTGGAAGAGAACCGCAATATCCCGATGGTGGTGATGGACTGGGGCGAATCGCGCGCCGACTTTACCGATACGGTTCTTGATAACGCCTTCCAGGGCGGCTATCTGGCGGGACGTTATCTGATTGAACGCGGACACCGTGATATTGGTGCTATCCCCGGTCAGATGGAGCGCAACACCGGTGGCGGACGCCATGCCGGTTTCCTGAAGGCGCTGGAAGAAGCGGGTATTCAGCCGCGTGCCGAGTGGATTGTGCAGGGTGACTTTGAGCCGGAATCAGGCTATCAGGCGATGCAGCAGATCCTGTCGCAGAAGCAGCGCCCTACGGCGGTGTTCTGCGGCGGTGACATCATGGCGATGGGGGCCATTTGCGCGGCCGACGAGATGGGTCTGCGCGTGCCGCAGGATATTTCGGTCATCGGCTATGACAATGTGCGCAACGCCCGCTATTTCGCCCCTGCCCTGACCACGGTGCATCAGCCTAAAGCCCAGCTGGGTGAGAAAGCGCTGGATATGCTGCTTGACCGCATCACCAGTAAGCGCGAAGTATCACAAACGATCGAAGTCCATCCGACGCTGATTGAGCGCCGTTCAGTGGCGGATGGTCCGTTCCGCGACTATCGCCGCTAA
- a CDS encoding MATE family efflux transporter, which yields MQKYLTEARQLLALAIPVILAQVAQTAMGFVDTIMAGAVSATDMAAVAVGTSVWLPAILFGHGLLLALTPTVAQLNGSGRRERIGEQIRQGYWLAFFVSLLIMVLLWHAGYLIRAMHDIDPALALKAEGYLHALLFGAPGYLFFQVLRNQCEGLSKTKPGMVLGFLGLMFNIPLNYVFIYGHFGMPALGGVGCGVATASVYWVMFICMRFWVRRMGSMRDIRMESRWSPPSRPILSRLMTLGLPVALALFFEVTLFAVVALLVSPLGIVDVAGHQIALNFSSLMFVMPLSLGVATTIRVGYRLGQGSTEQARVAAWTAQGVGISMAALTAIFTVTFRHQIALLYNDNPEVVTLAAQLMLLAAIYQFSDSIQVIGSGILRGYKDTRSIFFITFIAYWLLGLPAGYLLALTDWLVPRMGPAGFWCGFIIGLTSAAVMMIWRIRRLQRSPAEIILARAAR from the coding sequence GTGCAGAAGTATTTAACAGAAGCGCGTCAATTGCTGGCCCTTGCGATTCCGGTCATCCTTGCTCAGGTGGCCCAAACCGCAATGGGATTTGTGGATACCATTATGGCCGGCGCAGTCAGCGCCACGGATATGGCCGCCGTTGCTGTCGGCACCTCTGTCTGGCTTCCGGCCATCCTGTTTGGTCATGGTCTTCTGCTTGCATTGACGCCCACCGTTGCGCAACTCAACGGTTCAGGCCGCCGCGAACGCATCGGCGAACAGATCCGCCAGGGCTACTGGCTCGCCTTTTTTGTCTCGCTGCTGATTATGGTGCTGCTGTGGCACGCGGGTTATCTTATCCGGGCGATGCATGACATCGATCCCGCGCTGGCGCTTAAAGCCGAGGGCTATCTGCATGCCCTGCTGTTCGGCGCGCCAGGCTATCTCTTCTTTCAGGTGCTGCGAAATCAGTGCGAGGGGCTGTCGAAAACCAAACCCGGCATGGTGCTGGGTTTTCTGGGCCTGATGTTTAACATCCCGCTGAACTATGTCTTTATCTACGGCCACTTCGGCATGCCAGCGTTGGGTGGTGTCGGCTGCGGCGTGGCAACGGCATCGGTCTACTGGGTGATGTTTATCTGCATGCGCTTCTGGGTACGCCGGATGGGCAGCATGCGCGATATCCGGATGGAGAGTCGCTGGTCGCCGCCTTCGCGTCCGATTCTGAGCCGCTTAATGACGCTGGGATTGCCGGTGGCACTGGCGCTGTTCTTTGAAGTCACGCTCTTTGCTGTTGTCGCCCTGCTGGTTTCGCCACTGGGCATCGTTGACGTGGCTGGCCACCAGATTGCGCTGAACTTCAGTTCACTGATGTTTGTGATGCCGCTGTCGCTGGGCGTCGCGACCACCATCCGTGTCGGCTATCGCCTGGGGCAGGGCTCCACCGAGCAGGCAAGAGTCGCCGCCTGGACCGCCCAGGGTGTGGGCATCAGCATGGCAGCGCTGACCGCGATTTTTACCGTGACGTTTCGTCATCAGATTGCCCTGCTCTATAACGACAACCCCGAAGTGGTCACACTGGCGGCGCAGCTGATGCTGCTGGCAGCGATTTATCAATTCTCAGACTCGATACAGGTGATTGGCAGCGGGATTCTGCGTGGATATAAAGACACAAGGTCCATTTTCTTTATTACCTTTATCGCTTACTGGCTGCTGGGACTGCCCGCCGGGTATCTGCTGGCGCTGACCGACTGGCTGGTGCCCCGGATGGGACCAGCGGGCTTCTGGTGCGGCTTTATTATCGGTCTGACCTCAGCGGCGGTCATGATGATCTGGCGCATCAGACGCTTACAGCGGTCAC
- a CDS encoding TetR/AcrR family transcriptional regulator, producing MNKTLQRNETREHLLQTGEQLCLQRGFTGMGLSELLTQAAVPKGSFYYYFRSKEAFGVALLERYFARYLQDVELQLNQTDGTSRERLLNHFRAAVELFVQQGHIVGCLGVKVSAEVCDLSEPMRDALQQGAGKITALYARTLIAAEQQESLSLPQPPAQMAELLSLLWLGASLQSKISREAQPLRLALSTIEQWLKSH from the coding sequence ATGAATAAGACGCTACAACGCAATGAAACCCGTGAACACCTGCTCCAGACAGGTGAACAGCTCTGTCTGCAACGCGGCTTTACCGGAATGGGCCTCAGCGAACTGCTGACGCAGGCGGCGGTGCCGAAAGGCTCCTTCTACTACTATTTCCGCTCTAAAGAGGCGTTTGGCGTGGCGTTACTGGAACGCTACTTTGCGCGTTATCTGCAGGATGTTGAGTTACAGCTCAACCAGACAGACGGCACATCGCGTGAACGTCTGCTAAATCATTTTCGTGCTGCGGTTGAGCTGTTTGTGCAGCAGGGACACATTGTCGGTTGTCTGGGCGTCAAAGTTTCTGCTGAGGTCTGCGATCTCTCTGAGCCGATGCGTGATGCACTGCAGCAGGGTGCAGGAAAGATTACCGCGCTCTATGCCCGGACGCTGATTGCCGCAGAGCAGCAGGAGTCGCTGAGCCTGCCGCAGCCCCCCGCGCAGATGGCAGAGTTGCTGTCGCTGCTGTGGCTTGGCGCCAGTCTGCAGAGCAAAATTTCCCGCGAGGCGCAGCCACTGCGTCTGGCACTGAGTACCATCGAACAGTGGCTTAAAAGCCACTGA
- the rnt gene encoding ribonuclease T, which yields MSESNSPNALNQRFRGFYPVVIDVETAGFNAQTDALLEIAAITLKMDEEGWIQIDQTLHFNVEPFVGSLLHPEALAFTGIDPSNPLRGAVSEYEALHAIFKMVRKGIKDSGCNRAIMVAHNATFDLNFMSAAAERASLKRNPFHPFATFDTAALSGLVLGQTVLAKACIAAGMEFDSTQAHSALYDTQQTATLFCELVNRWKRLGGWPLPFAGSDADATTSA from the coding sequence ATGTCTGAATCGAATTCCCCTAATGCACTCAATCAACGTTTCCGTGGCTTCTATCCGGTGGTGATCGACGTTGAAACCGCCGGTTTCAATGCGCAAACCGATGCGTTACTGGAGATTGCCGCTATCACGCTGAAAATGGATGAAGAGGGATGGATTCAGATTGACCAGACGCTGCATTTCAACGTCGAACCCTTTGTCGGATCGCTGCTGCATCCGGAAGCGCTGGCCTTTACCGGTATCGATCCGAGTAATCCGCTGCGCGGCGCGGTAAGTGAATATGAGGCGCTGCACGCCATTTTCAAAATGGTGCGCAAGGGCATTAAAGACAGCGGCTGCAATCGCGCCATTATGGTGGCGCACAATGCCACGTTTGATCTGAACTTTATGTCAGCGGCAGCAGAACGTGCCAGCCTGAAGCGCAATCCGTTTCACCCGTTTGCCACCTTTGATACCGCAGCGCTGAGCGGACTGGTGCTGGGTCAGACGGTGCTGGCGAAAGCCTGTATTGCGGCGGGAATGGAGTTTGACAGTACCCAGGCGCATTCAGCGCTCTATGACACTCAGCAGACAGCGACCCTGTTCTGCGAGCTGGTGAACCGCTGGAAACGGTTAGGTGGCTGGCCTCTGCCCTTCGCCGGGAGCGACGCAGACGCCACGACATCTGCATAA